The Methanoplanus sp. FWC-SCC4 genome has a window encoding:
- the surE gene encoding 5'/3'-nucleotidase SurE encodes MKPKILLTNDDGVTSEGIWAAYDALSTFADVTVVAPSTQQSAVGRSISIFEPIRAGKVYINDTEAYSVGGKPTDSVIIGLYALKLKPDLVVSGINIGENLSFESIMTSGTIGAALEAANHGIPSVALSLQVEDQGEKFDDPGYSKLDFGDAKIATADICKKLLLNGFPEKTDVVNVNFPKRYTGKYEITNLAEKLFETGVEKRLDPRGRPYFWINGPLLEDAPKGTDVHAISKGNISITPITLDSTAYSGLDGIKSVLEL; translated from the coding sequence ATGAAACCAAAAATTCTTCTCACAAATGATGATGGTGTAACATCAGAAGGGATATGGGCAGCTTACGATGCCCTCAGCACTTTTGCAGATGTGACAGTAGTTGCACCTTCAACTCAGCAGAGTGCTGTCGGCCGCTCTATTTCAATTTTTGAACCAATAAGAGCAGGAAAAGTTTATATAAATGACACAGAAGCCTATTCAGTAGGCGGCAAACCGACGGATTCTGTCATTATCGGCCTTTATGCCCTTAAACTCAAACCGGATCTTGTGGTTTCAGGAATTAATATCGGAGAGAACCTCTCTTTTGAATCAATTATGACCTCAGGCACTATTGGTGCAGCACTTGAAGCGGCAAATCACGGGATACCTTCAGTAGCACTTTCACTTCAGGTCGAAGATCAGGGAGAAAAATTTGATGATCCCGGATATTCAAAACTTGATTTCGGGGATGCAAAAATAGCAACGGCAGATATCTGCAAAAAACTTCTGCTTAACGGTTTCCCGGAAAAAACAGATGTTGTCAATGTTAATTTCCCAAAAAGATACACAGGAAAATACGAGATAACCAATCTCGCAGAAAAACTCTTTGAAACAGGTGTTGAAAAACGTCTTGATCCACGTGGTAGACCTTATTTCTGGATTAACGGACCATTATTGGAAGACGCACCAAAAGGAACTGATGTTCATGCGATCTCAAAAGGGAATATTTCAATTACACCAATTACACTGGATTCAACAGCATATTCAGGACTTGATGGAATTAAATCAGTTCTCGAACTCTAA
- a CDS encoding CARDB domain-containing protein: MRYRKFFHSILIAILLIFLFFASNVSASVIYFAQENPVSSEEGLILENFMVTGEGTEIYEDDPLTATYMLGYDSESEYSLIIDQPGGLYFDLIDPEGNKVKSTAHYVGSTINPGDYIGVTETLSFDKPGVWKIIPSYTVVNKHKISKFKNPDVWEAAEINVLSSAPPRPDLLVDDLKIYYDGDMGTIEKISYTIKNNGDVDSGVVISSISVDDVVIVNNSKSGFLPAKESLTIFEPLNVPYSGENSLIEVFVDSKNMIDEFDEKNNFYNRSFENPALKEIIQSTPVPEMTVSLNNIEYEERASPDILVSDQSGKSPVNFSDVGIICAVMGLLSVILTVVSFAFGYYYGLNKNREREVRWMRSKIESLRSKKDVDVCDSSVENDDNIAENMEKKLEKAIEDTKKM; the protein is encoded by the coding sequence ATGCGTTATAGAAAATTCTTTCATTCGATATTAATAGCAATACTGCTGATTTTTTTGTTTTTTGCTTCAAATGTTTCGGCTTCTGTTATATATTTTGCACAGGAAAATCCTGTTTCTTCCGAAGAAGGATTAATTCTGGAAAATTTTATGGTAACAGGAGAGGGAACCGAAATTTATGAAGATGATCCGCTTACTGCAACTTACATGCTTGGATATGACTCAGAATCAGAATATTCTTTAATTATTGATCAGCCTGGTGGTTTGTATTTTGATCTAATAGACCCTGAAGGAAACAAAGTGAAATCCACAGCTCATTATGTTGGAAGTACAATTAATCCCGGTGATTATATCGGAGTCACCGAGACTCTGTCTTTTGACAAACCGGGTGTATGGAAGATTATCCCTTCATATACTGTTGTAAACAAACACAAAATTTCAAAATTTAAAAATCCTGATGTATGGGAGGCAGCAGAAATAAATGTATTAAGCAGTGCACCACCCAGACCTGATCTTTTGGTTGATGACCTGAAAATCTATTATGATGGTGATATGGGCACTATTGAAAAGATTTCCTATACTATAAAAAATAACGGGGATGTCGATTCAGGAGTCGTCATATCTTCCATATCAGTAGATGACGTTGTAATTGTCAATAACAGCAAATCCGGATTTTTGCCCGCTAAAGAAAGTCTTACAATATTTGAACCTTTGAATGTTCCTTATTCCGGTGAAAATTCATTAATAGAGGTTTTTGTTGATTCAAAAAATATGATTGATGAATTTGATGAAAAAAACAATTTTTACAATAGATCTTTTGAAAATCCGGCGTTGAAGGAAATAATTCAAAGCACCCCTGTGCCTGAAATGACGGTCTCTCTAAATAATATTGAATATGAAGAGAGGGCATCTCCTGATATTCTGGTATCTGACCAATCCGGTAAAAGCCCTGTTAATTTTTCTGATGTAGGGATTATCTGCGCGGTAATGGGTTTATTGTCGGTTATTCTTACAGTTGTGAGTTTTGCTTTTGGATATTATTATGGCCTTAACAAAAACCGTGAGCGTGAAGTTCGGTGGATGAGATCAAAGATAGAATCCCTTAGATCCAAAAAAGATGTTGATGTTTGTGATTCTTCTGTGGAAAATGATGATAATATCGCGGAAAACATGGAAAAAAAGCTTGAAAAGGCAATTGAAGATACAAAGAAAATGTAG
- a CDS encoding ATP-grasp domain-containing protein, translating into MKALIAEYAVFNDPELAPEGAAMLRVLTRSFENCGYEVLSPEKGDFADEIRRLAPECDVGLVIAPDDILGRFTKIVEDNTRNIGCGSLNIAICSNKKHTGSILSAHGIAVPKEVSEGYRLVKRINGVDGLNMRLTFDEAGDGEFGQEYIEGEHLSVSLVGSRVTGDVCRSFSGKPPLVLSLNRQYIKMDDNKFRYGGGETPVSHPREAEIIETAIKVMNVLGCQGYTGIDVVVADRIYVVDVNSRPTTSLVGICEVMEEEIADILVESSKGNIPDGVHLNGRVSFNPKGEVTRLE; encoded by the coding sequence ATGAAGGCACTTATTGCCGAATATGCTGTATTCAATGATCCTGAACTTGCACCTGAGGGTGCAGCAATGCTTCGCGTTCTTACCAGAAGTTTTGAAAATTGCGGGTATGAAGTTTTGTCTCCGGAAAAAGGAGATTTTGCTGATGAGATTCGTCGCCTCGCGCCTGAATGTGATGTTGGTCTTGTAATTGCTCCTGATGACATACTGGGAAGATTTACTAAAATCGTCGAGGACAATACCCGGAATATTGGTTGTGGAAGTCTCAATATTGCAATATGCTCGAATAAAAAGCATACCGGTTCAATACTATCGGCTCATGGCATAGCTGTCCCAAAAGAAGTTTCAGAAGGTTACCGGCTTGTAAAAAGAATCAATGGAGTTGACGGTCTCAATATGAGGCTTACCTTTGATGAGGCCGGTGATGGTGAATTTGGTCAGGAGTATATTGAGGGGGAACATCTGAGTGTAAGTCTTGTTGGCAGCAGAGTGACAGGGGATGTCTGTCGCTCTTTTAGTGGAAAACCGCCTTTGGTTCTATCACTAAATCGCCAGTACATTAAAATGGATGACAATAAATTCCGTTATGGCGGCGGTGAAACTCCTGTGTCACATCCAAGGGAAGCTGAAATTATAGAAACCGCAATTAAGGTGATGAATGTTCTTGGCTGTCAGGGATATACGGGGATTGATGTTGTGGTTGCTGACCGGATTTATGTGGTTGACGTAAATTCCCGTCCGACAACAAGTCTTGTGGGAATTTGTGAAGTGATGGAAGAAGAGATTGCGGATATTTTAGTAGAGTCTTCAAAGGGGAATATTCCTGACGGGGTTCATCTCAACGGCAGGGTTTCATTTAATCCCAAAGGTGAGGTGACAAGACTTGAGTGA